In Oreochromis aureus strain Israel breed Guangdong linkage group 9, ZZ_aureus, whole genome shotgun sequence, the genomic window ttctacACATGGTTACATAAACATCACAGTGAAAACTAAGCATGTTACCTGCAATGGCATTGGATTCCCATGTTGATGTTTACCATAACTTAGTGGAAACCAGCCCAGTCTTCATGTATATCACAGCTGAATATAATTATTATGTttctattcattcatttaaaagcaaaaaaatggaaaacaattTTCATgctttgatatttttttaatttaaatgccATAAAATGGACGCAGAGAGCATTCCAACTTAGATTTGTCAAATTGCACTAAAAATCACATTCACTTTTTGTCATTCTCATCATTCTTTATGTTGattataaaagtaaaacaaaacaaaaaaatctgtatACATTTCACATATCACATtatcatgaaaaacaaaaacccaataTTTTGTAATAACAATCTTTGATACAAATCGTACAATTCctaaaaaaacacagcaaaacaccAAACAATTCCAGTTTCCACAGAAGTGATCCAAAATATAAGCatgaaataaagacagaaatctAATTTTCATGGGGTTGATTGCCAATCCTCTCCTGCCTTTTTATGTTTGCTCATTCTGCTCGATGTTCGCGACCAGCCCTTTGGTGTCCACCGCTGCTCGGTTTGGATTGTTGAAGTATAACTTGTTGTCAAAGGTGGATTCTCTCAGGTTGGGGGCAGGTATCCTAGGTATCCTTTTACGGAACAGGAGGAAGGCACCAAGTCCAACTATGGCGATTACAATTAATACTATAGCCACAATGATGCCAGCGGACCCGTGTGTAGTTTCCTGGATGACGTGGGCTGAGGAGGCAAAAACATAGAGTTGGAGCAGTGAAATTACTCAGATttgaaaacttaaaaaatatatgttatatatttttatcaacTTACCAACAAATGGAGGCTTTTCTGTAGGTTTAATAACTAAAAATGATaaatcagtaaataaataaataaatacatacaaggcttatttgaatttttttttaattttttttttaaaaagcttattTAAGTTACCTTTTGGTGTTTTGCAGATGTAAGAAAATGACAATCTGCAGTATGTCGTACTCCACAGACCAGTGTAAGAATTGATGTACACACACGACTCTGACTCTGCCATTCCTGAATTCCAGTTGGTATAGTCCAAAGGGCTGTTATCGATCCACATCCACTTATCTGAAGCAGAGAGACATGTTAATTTATCAATACATATCCAATGTGTcggtgtgtatatacatgtatatattacACTGAATTTAACCTCACCTTCATGGGTTTTATACATTCCAATCCAAAAAGTTTTGGCACTGTCCTGGAGAATCTCCACATTCTCTTCTATGAATTTACTCTCAATAGGGTCCTGAATACTCACTAGTGAAGCACCTGATAAACATGATACAACAgttaaatgttaaaggtcaTAAACATGGACATAATTCTCTGTTTACATTGAATTATTTGTAACTTACCCATTTTTATACATTCAGTTGAGGCATGGGCCCAGTCTTTGGTCACTGAGCTGAAGAAGGAATAACAATGGCCTCTGAAAGGTATCCATGTTCTCCTGCTTGTTGATTGTGGACAGTCTCCAGGAAGCTGCGGGGGAGCAGTGGGAGCTACAACTGAAAAAGAAGGAGCAGGTTTCTTGCCAGTCTTATGAGCTGCCTGCTAATtatgcagagtgtgtgtgtacaaagtgTAAAAGAGAGAATGTCTCACCTGGTGACCTTTTGCAAAGGGAATAATAGGTATTGGTACATGGTGCAGTCTTCCATGTTTTGTCCACGTCTACATACACACAGGCGTAGTTATGTTTAGGTTCATTTTTGCCCCATTTGGTGTAAGACAGAGCCCAGTTATCCACCCACTTGAAGTGAAAACCAGTCTGTGAAAGAATGAAATTGATGAAAACTGACACAGAGCTAGAAACAAGGTCAAAATCTCAACTTGAAATCCTGCTTGAACCAGCAATAAGCTGTAACAGGTAGACCCCTACCACATTGCTGTTGAGGCCAATCCACAAAGGCTCGTTGAGCTTGAGAATCTGCAAGGTGGCGTATGCGTGTGCTACGGGGCTCAGGATGCTAGCCAGCTCTGCATCATCTGCTTGGCACTGCCTCCTGGCCTCATCCCAGCGCATTTTCTGGGTCACCACTTTGTAGGAGTCATTGCCAAGCTTGTAGAAGGTCTTTGGTGACACAGTGGTGGGTTTGACAGCAATTTGTGAATCTGAGTAAATGACACACATTAGCTGGTAATCATAGTCACAAGAAATGTCTACGTAAGGGCTCTGTAACTCAAGTTTGACTACACAAAATGTAACTATATTCCACTTTGCTTTTACATCCCTCCTGTTTCTCTCATTGTTTTCACTTCTGTTTGATTACTTGCTCCTGTGCATTGACCTTCTTCCACCTGTTTTTCATCCTCAGCAGCCCCCTGTGTATACagggatgatctgatatcgtcgtgttggtgttgttcccagatcatcatgaaaatgttgttccaggttcaacattgcaagtgaccaatcacattgttgtgacgttattcttttgcgcgtcaagccattcgtgcatttatgaaattccaatgttgcaaggacaatatcaattctgcttaccgtttattaaagggttagggttagggttaggattagggtcagggtccgttgagcggtggacagaggcggtttctcgcagcttaagtacagttttttgttttacggtggtttttcccgaagtcgcaaaagtatgacgtcacaacattctgattggtcacttgcaatgttgatcctggaacaacatttagtatgatgatctgggaacaacaccaacacgacgatatcagatcatgcGTGTATACAGAGTCCTGTTTTGACCCCGTCTTTTTTTGTCAGATCATCTGTTTTGCTTCTGGTTGTGCTTCCTGTTTGGCTCCTGGTcattctctgtgtgtttttcttttgtttttcatgccgCTGTACTGCTCTGCAGTGTAATGGACACATTTCTGTTGTAATGTCTGTTTCAACATCATGATTCAGCGTCCTCTCAACTGCCATCATTCAACAATTAATGACAAGTCAcacttttaaataatttaaatgttgaAATCATTTTTGATTATGCTGGGTATTGTTAAGCTAACTGTAAACTGattgttctgattggctgactgTTACAAACAACAGGCTTGAACTGCTTGGCATAGGGCTATTGTGGCCATAGGCAACATGACCATATTAGGGTTAGtcactgacatcacacagatccaagagttaaaaaagttgtCTGAAGCTTGATCTTGTGACTCATAGAGATAAGCTGCATAATACATTTGTATAAACAGTATATATAAGAGAAAATAAGGATAATACAGAGCGCCTTTAAATTTAACAGCAGGCTTTACTGATAGTGTGGCCTCATTAGTTTATTACTCAccaatttttcttttacagatgAAGCCATATTCTGACTGACAGTCAGCCACCTTCCAGTATCCAGTTTTTCTGGCACTGGTGCCTATCATGATGACACAGTCATAGGACTgtcaagcagaaaaaaaaggttttatgaTGACAGTATGctgacatttcttttttccGACCGTTTGAGTAAGTAAATGTTTGCCTTACAGTCTTACATAAATATTACCACTGGGGCATGCACACATAATCTGTGTAATCACTGTGTGATGGAGGCAGAATGGCTGGTGTAGTAAAAGAGTTTACAGATTTACTTATTTAACTAAAAGTAGATACAAGTGGTGCtggttaggttaactgatgaCTCTAAATTGGCTGTGAGCACGGTTGTCcacctctctgtgtctgttcACCCAGCAAAGGCCACTGTGTGCACCACCTCTGACCCTGTGactgctgggataggctcctgaACTCGATAACTGGAAACATAGctgcagttgtttttttctttctatattACTGATTATGAAACAAAGATTTTAAATATTGTATATATTctttagaccagcggtccccaacccctgggcctcggaccggtaccggtccgtgagtcgtttggtaccaggccgcgagagttgaggctcaggtgtgaaatgtatggttttcagggtttttctcggttttcagcgttattctgttatcgtttttattgttaactcggttttcctgggtcttttcacgtgtgttatgaataaatagTGGAGCcatttttttcggtaccggtactagttttattttgttgcatttatccgcgacaccttcaaggctggtccgtgaaaatattgtcgggcataaaccagtcagtggcgcaaaaaaggttggggaccgctgctttagaCCAAACCTTGACTTGGAAGGATGGGATAACAAAGAAATACAACCATTTCAGCAATTAAAAGTGATCTTTTGAATATCATACTTCTTCCTAAATCCTGTGCTAAGGTGACTGGGACCATCTGGGACACATACATGTACCATACTGTTTAACTAAACTGTTTATTTAATATTAGCTGTCTGGATCGGCAGCATTCAGTCTAATTCAATCTGTTTACTAAATTAAAGCACgtgacagacagaaaaaaaaaatcccagaaaaataaatcagtgaatAACCTCATGAAAATATTTTCCTGGAGTTGATGGTGCTGGCTCCCCTATGGCCCAGTTGGTGTATGAAATGGTTTTCCCATCTGTCCACACAAAGCGCATGTCCCAGTTGACATCATTCATACCAATCCAAAAATCTTCCCGGTAGTTCAGCATCTGTGTTGTTAGGAAAGCTAGAAAGGAATGATCAACAATTGCAATGTAATTTAGTGACACATGAAAATCAAGATGGAatcagatggaaattagcccaaggctataatctgacatatttacatttattaaaatgttcattaatatgtattgcccctctttctaaaaataaaataaataaataaaataaccgATATGTTTAAACATGAACTGCACTTTGCAACACTCCTGTCACTCACCTTGCTCTTTCTCACTGGTTATAGAAAGCAGATTTCCTCCCTGGTTTATGCAGTGTGTCCTGGCATCGTGCCAGTTTTTGTTAATCCCCACAACAAATTTGTAgcactgtgtaaataaaatctaattaggACGTTTATACTAAAATAACAAATGGGAAGACATCAACTTGGCCAGGATATTTTGctatactttttatttattcattaatttatttatttgtttaattaaagaCATTCACCTGGAATAATCTGTGTGTAGTACATATATATTTACCTTTCCTTGGAAAGCTAGCCACTCTGGAGCACATCCTCCTATGGGAGCTGTGGTCGGGGCCATTGTTGTATTGATAAAACTGTTGCTTCTCTTACATATCGAAGGAAGCTCAATACCACAGTTGATATCATTCCAGTACCCTAAATGCGAacaatttacagaaaatgatgaattgaattaaatttcaAATCATTTCAAGGGATTTAGGGGTTAATTTCTTAGCTAACATTTACCATAAATTACAATatggattttctctgtattagaCTCACCCATGCTGTTGTACATAGTCACACAGTTTTCATCATTGTTGGCAAAGTTGGGCTCATTGCGTTCCCATGCGGTGTAAGTTACAGGGGTGCCATCAAGCCAGCttaaaatgaaaagtacagaattaaCAAGTGATCAAGAAATCCTAAACATTTGATAAAGGTTGTTTGTAAACAGCTAGTGTGTTTTTCTGGTAAATAATGCATTTTGATTTACCTAAACGATTTATCTAAATTCACTATCAGGCCGATGTAGTACTGTCCTTCTGTTCCTCTAGAAATCTGTTGAAACATAAAATGAGACTTTATATcaggaggaaaaggaaaaagagactCTGTGGATTTTagaatttaaagaaaatgcaCAAAGGTGCTGATTTGAGTTATCAGGTTTGGAAATAAATTCTATATTTCTTGCCTGTTTCCAAAGGaactttctctcgctctctcctgtGATGACTACAAGTTCACCAAAGTTTTTTTTGCAGTAGGCTCTGGCTGCTTCCATACTCTGTTTGTTCATGTTCACGTAATACTGGCTGTCGTTGTATAGAAGCCATCCATCATCTGTGGTGTTGTATTCTgcaaagagaacaaaaacagTCATTGGAAGTTCAGTCATACCAGCAGCTTTGTGATTCTTTAAGATGagttatgaaaagaaaaaagccagaAATATTAGAGAATCCTTAGGGTTTAGCCTCCAAGAAccataaataaattaatgaggtatacatttacatttcagacCAATCAATGTAATAGCAGAGGGCATCGTTGAATCTAGACAGAAATAGTGTCTCAACTGACCTACACTGTATTTCTCAGTGAAATAGAAAGATCTGTTGAATCAACTAGACTTTTCTCTGGAACAATAATTAAACTTACCTTGTACAGATATCACAGGCTCGGGGTTGGGAGTCACACCTGACAATAAATAAACGAAACCCACAAATATTACCAAGCTTTAATTTAACGCCAAATGTTTggaaatatggctctgtgtgAGCTGAAATTCTAAGATAAGATCAGCCTGTCTCACCTTTGCTTAACTGGCAAATCCAGCTATTGTAGGCATCACAGTGTCGATCATTCCACCTCATTCTCAAATTAGGATCCATCTCTGTACAGTGCTCGTTGTCATTGTGGTTATTTGGTTCTCCATAGTTCCAGTACTCAAAGTCAAGCTAGGTCAAAGTTTTTAGAAAGATACATAATTAGACAGGAAAGGAGAGCAGTAATAATTAAAGCTTTTCCTGATTGTTCTGAATTTCTACGTACCGGTGATCCATCACTCCAGACAAAACCTCCATTGGTTCCCTGTAAGCTGAGGCCTATCCAAAATTTTTCACTGTAGTAGAGAAAACTGTATGAAAGTAAAAAACACAAGCACTGATTATCTGACTTGTTGATTTACCCAGTATGAATTCTGAGATATGCAAGCTGTTAGCTAGTGCAAGTAAACATACTTGAGCGGTCTCCATTCCTGTTGACTGTGGAAGCTTATGAGGTCACCGCCAATGGCCCTGCAGAAGTCCCGTGCTTCAGACCAAGTCTTCTTTTCCTCTTGACGTTTCTTGTACACCTTTATTAAggagaaaaaaggggggaaaagtgTTTTATTACTGAAATGGCTCAAATTTGTTATTGTTCTTAAGTTTGTGCTCCTACTTTGAGACATTTGTTCCCTTTGCCGACTGGGGTCCACTCAGAAGCACAAGTCGCAGCCAGAGTGGTGGGTGGAGCTGTTGTTGTCTGCACACCCTCAGCACGTTTCTTGCAAATATACTTCTCCTTGTTACTGCAGCTGACAACATCCCATAGTCCAGCAAAAACTCCAGTTGTCATGGCAACACAtccttgttttctgtcttttattagAGTAAGGTAAAAGGCATAAGGATTAGATtcaatcaaatacatgaaagaAACTATGTTGAGCATAACTTCTCATTAGTGATCATGAATTACACGACAATGATTATCATGACAGCATACTCAGAACAATGGCAAAGACCAAGTGAAGTGAAGAAGGAGAACTGTAGATTGGGAAGGTCTGTctctaaacaactgcagattccGAGATTATCAGTTTAAATTATTTAGCTTAAGTACAAGTTATTCAGCTGTGTCACCACATTGCCAAAATCTGGAAGAAGACCCTAACTTTCTCCCTCAATTGAGAGGAAATTTAGTTAGTTCAGGAACAAGCTAGGAACCACCAAGACTGAATCTTGacatgaactggaaactgctgtAATCCCAGTTTCACTGTCAATAGTGAAGCCAGTTTCAAAAATCAGCACCTTCAAGCTCGACTGAAATTTGAAGCTGTCCACTATTCAGCCAAAATAATAGGAGTAAAGGTGAGGAGTAAATTAAGAACACTGTATCAACTgccaagcatggtggtggtagcaatATGCTCTGGGACTGTTTTGCTGACAATGGTTCTGCTACATTACACAAAGGGTGAATTCTTCCAAATTGTACAACTTCTCCTCAAATCATTGGCTAGATGGACACAAACTTGGACACAAATGGGTATTCCAACAGGACAGTGAtgccaaacacacatcaaaactgaCTCTGGATTGTAATAAGTTAAAGAGTGTATAAGGTTAAAGAGTGTACCTGGCATTCCCACATTGAAATTAGTGAACGTGACCGCTCTTTCAGTCGTCCATTTGAACATGTTTCTGTCTTCTGTGTTGGATAAGCCTGTCCAGAAGTACTTCTCTGGTCTCAAGCCCACCAAACTGACCAGAAAAGCATTCTCatatctgcatgaaaacatacACCAACAGAACGTTTGGCATACGTGTGACATTTCTACATTAAAATTAAGTGTGGAATAGTTGTAAAGTCCAAAACAGACATACAAATTTTCATGTCATGGTTCAGTACTGTCCATAGTAGTCTGATGAAGGCTCTAATATTAAAGGATTTTTATGTAAAAGTAGGCGATCACGATCAAGTGATCAGAGCTCTAGTAAAGCTACCCTTGTCCAGGTATTTCTTTTGCAATcccctgtaaaaaaaataaacaaaaagaaaaactgaagaaagaACTGAAACCATGTTCCTCAAGAATTGAGCAATGATATGAGCGAGGACTGTGCAATCCAATTTTAATCTAGTTTAAACTTCTAATGACTACGTAAATGAAAATTATTGCACAATATTGAAAATGCATGGTCCACCAATGGAACAAAAAGCAAAGGTGgtgcaggcccaccacccgcaggaggcacCGTAGGGGCCGGGTGCATTGTGAGCCGGGTGGCGGCCAGGAGGGgaggactgatccccggctaccaagactggcaattggTACACGGAAtttcacctctctggtggggaaggaggcTGAGTTAGTGCATgtggttgagaggtaccggttAGATATAGTCAGGCACACATCAACGCACaccttgggctctggaactagcctcctggagaggggctggactctgtctggagttgcccctggtgagaggtgGCGGGCCAGGGTGGGTATCTtggtatcccctcggcttgctgccggtatgttggggtttctcccagtggacgagagggtttgttcccttcGCCTTCAGGTCGGGGAACGAGTCCTGACTGTcgtctgcgcttatgcgccgagtggcggttcagagtacccagccttcttggagtccctgggTGGGGTACTGGAGGGTGGTCCTCCTGGGGACACTGTTGTTCTACTGGAAGACTTCAATGCTCAAGTCacgtgttttgttattggacttcagCGGGtggtggctgaagcaaaaactcgggtgtgggaggatttcggagaggccatggaaaaagactttcggactccCTCGAaaagattctggcaaaccgtcaggcgactCAGGAGGAGAAAGCGGTGTTCTACCTGCACTGTTTATAGTGCGGGTGGAGTgctgctgacttcgactgagaaaattctCTGGTGGTGGAAGCAATACTTTGAGGACttccttaatcccactggcacGTCTTCCGTGGAGAAAGCAGAGTCGGGGGATGAAGGGGATGACCAGCCAATCTCTgcgggcgaggtcactgaggcaattaaacaactccttggtggcagagcccctggggtggatgaggtccgccccgagtttctgaaggctctggatgttgtagggctttCTTGGTTGAcatgcctctacaatgttgcgtggagatcaggggcagtacccctggactggcagaccggggtggtgcttcccatctttaagaaaggggaccggagggtgtgttccaactacaggggaatcACAGTCCTCAGCCTCCTTGGGAAAGGCATTCGACCATGTCCCTCGGGGGGTCCTGTGGGTGGTGGTCTAGGATTacggggtgtctggcccattgctacgggccattcagtCCTTATACAGCCGTTGCAAGAACTTGGTCCgcatagccggcaataagtcggactcgttcctggtgggtgatgtgctcagccagggctgccctttgtcaccaattctgttcattatttttatggacagaatttctaggcatagccaagtggtggaaggttttcacttgggtggtctcaggatctcatctctgctttttgcagatgatgtgattCTGTCGGCTTCATCTGCTGATGGGGTTCCAGCTCAAATTGGAACGATTCGCAGCCGAGTAtgaagcagtgggaatgagaatcagcacctccaaatctgaggccatggtcctcagccggaaaagggtggagtgcccactccaggttagggacgagttcctgccccaagtggaggagtttaagtatctcggggtcttgttaaCAAGTGACGGGAGAAGGGAGCAGGAGATCGACAAACGGATTGGTGCAGCGGCCACAGTGATGCAGACACTGTactggtctgttgtggtgaagagagagatgagtgtaaaagcaaagctctcaatttactggtcgatctacgtccctacccacacctatggtcacgagctgcgggtagtgaccgaaagaatgagatcTCAGATACAAGTGGCAGAAGTGGGCTTcttccaaagggtggctggcctctcccttagagatagggtgagaaatTC contains:
- the LOC116329231 gene encoding macrophage mannose receptor 1-like; translation: MLPCLNFAVVLCVLQVLCITADIDTSSFLIFNEDHNKCIKVESATSITVAACEPHAKDQQFRWVSESRLLSLSLKLCLGTTAIKDWVKVQLMECDESNDLQHWQCKNDTLFGLKDQDLHLNWGNRNEKSVMIYKGSGIWSRWRIYGTQGDLCSKGYQEIFTLRGNAFGAACQFPFKFHEKWYAECTKDGRTDGQLWCATERDYDKVGKWGFCPTRASSYWITDPVTGVQYQLNAQSVLTWYQARKSCQQQGADLLSIVELHEQSYISGLANDLGSSLWIGLNSLDFDSGWQWSNGNPFRYLNWAPGHPSSNPGLNCATLNAAKASKWESSVCSKKLGYICRKGNATSLPPPSTIQPGFCPNHWVHYAGNCYYLVRTAEMWSNALAACRKEGGDLASIHNIEEQSFIISQSGYMPTDVLWIGMNDQKNQMLFEWSDHSHVTFTQWQSDEPSHLTSFREDCVLIQGKDGKWADHMCEKSHGYMCKKKASAKPIGGSLAEVNKGCTLGSIRFGSYCYNIGAEKKTFEEAKQACSGAGANLVDVSDRYENAFLVSLVGLRPEKYFWTGLSNTEDRNMFKWTTERAVTFTNFNVGMPDRKQGCVAMTTGVFAGLWDVVSCSNKEKYICKKRAEGVQTTTAPPTTLAATCASEWTPVGKGNKCLKVYKKRQEEKKTWSEARDFCRAIGGDLISFHSQQEWRPLNFLYYSEKFWIGLSLQGTNGGFVWSDGSPLDFEYWNYGEPNNHNDNEHCTEMDPNLRMRWNDRHCDAYNSWICQLSKGVTPNPEPVISVQEYNTTDDGWLLYNDSQYYVNMNKQSMEAARAYCKKNFGELVVITGESERKFLWKQISRGTEGQYYIGLIVNLDKSFSWLDGTPVTYTAWERNEPNFANNDENCVTMYNSMGYWNDINCGIELPSICKRSNSFINTTMAPTTAPIGGCAPEWLAFQGKCYKFVVGINKNWHDARTHCINQGGNLLSITSEKEQAFLTTQMLNYREDFWIGMNDVNWDMRFVWTDGKTISYTNWAIGEPAPSTPGKYFHESYDCVIMIGTSARKTGYWKVADCQSEYGFICKRKIDSQIAVKPTTVSPKTFYKLGNDSYKVVTQKMRWDEARRQCQADDAELASILSPVAHAYATLQILKLNEPLWIGLNSNVTGFHFKWVDNWALSYTKWGKNEPKHNYACVYVDVDKTWKTAPCTNTYYSLCKRSPVVAPTAPPQLPGDCPQSTSRRTWIPFRGHCYSFFSSVTKDWAHASTECIKMGASLVSIQDPIESKFIEENVEILQDSAKTFWIGMYKTHEDKWMWIDNSPLDYTNWNSGMAESESCVYINSYTGLWSTTYCRLSFSYICKTPKVIKPTEKPPFVAHVIQETTHGSAGIIVAIVLIVIAIVGLGAFLLFRKRIPRIPAPNLRESTFDNKLYFNNPNRAAVDTKGLVANIEQNEQT